The Pseudanabaena sp. PCC 6802 genomic interval TACCATTACCAATAACCGCGTTACCGGCCACTCGCTCTACCGTATAGCTAAAATTGCTCAGATCGCTTTGAACGATGCCCCTGGTCGTCTCGTTAATTAGTTGCCCGTTAACCTCTACTTGACCTTGCGTTAAGAGTTGGTAGGCCGTGGCATTTGGCAGGGTAATGGTTTGAATAGGGGTCGTAGCATTAGGGGCAAAGATTTCTACAATCGAACCGTTGCCGAGATCCCGAATTACTACACGGGTACCATTACTGATATTCCTCAGCTTCAGCGTGTCGCCCGAGCCGCCAAATGCCTCAAAGTCCGTAATTAGATCGCTGCCACCATAGCCACCATTGGGACCGTTAGGAGCTTGGAACACAAAACTGTCATCGCCGCGATCGCCTGAGAGCGTGTCATTACCGACACCAGCAATAAAAATCTCGTCAATGTCAGCAGCGATCGCGCCAAATAAAGCACTACCCTCAGGAGTTGCGTAAAAAACAATAGCCATAAAAACCTCCAAACAGTCGCAAGATTGAAATTCATCTGCCAGAAGTGACTGAAATCCCGCGAATATGGAGCCAATATTTCACCTATTCGTGCAATAAAGGATTATTTCGGAAATTTAAGCCGTCTTTTTCTGAAAGTAAAATTTCATAAAACTGAACGACTATATCGAATACCCGCTGCGATCGCAACAATAACAATTTCTTGCTTAAGTAACCGCTAGCCTGGTTGAGGTTAAACCTTGAGATTTGCTTAAAAACGGTTAAGGCTAAAATATCTGCCAAAAGGCGATCGCAGAAGTAACGCAAGCCATCGATCTCAGTTTTGTGCTGTACGAGCTACTTCTACAATAAGTAGCAGTATCGATGTCCCGAGTGAGCAAAACCACTCATCAAGCAAAATACCAATTTGAAGACGCGGCAGATGGTGCAGGGCGATGGGGCTATGCCTCTAAGTGGTCTGTATTCCCACAACCGCATCTGCAATCTCGACTATAGGACTTGCACGTTGAATGCTGAAATTCAAGATCCCCCCTAGCCCCCCCTTTTTAAGGGGGGAATCCCAAAGCCCTCTTAAAAAGGGGGGTGGGGGATCTGTATTTGCGCAAGTTCTAGACTAGTGTTGCAAATCATAAATTTTGCAACATGGGGGAATGGGGGCAGAGCCCCCAGAAGGGGATTTCACCCCCTCCACCCCCTCCAAAACTTTTGTTTTGGTGTACTAGTTTAAATTGGCATAAAAATCACTGAAATCAATAGAGGCTGACTAAGCGTGAGGGATAATGAATAACATCGACTTTACATTTTCAGACACAATTGCTGGCTACGTTACTACCTTTGATTCGGATAAGGGCATCTTTGGTCTGAAGACCTCAGATGGGAGGGAATACCAAATCAAGCTGACAGTAACCACCTATGCCGAGCTAACGCGCAACCTGGGGGAACCATATCAAGACTGTACCGGACAAATACCATCTATGTTGGTGCCTGGGCGCTATATGTATGCCTACGGTACCTACTATCCAGAGCAATCTATCTACAAGTTTGAAGCCAAGCGCATCATTTTTAACGGGCGTACCGAAAAAGAATATCGCTTTGAAAAACAAAACTGGTGGATCAATCAAATTCGCGAGTTAGGTGAGTTTTACCTGCGCGCCCAATTTGAAGATAAGCCGATTGATTACCGCAACTATCGCACTACGCTCGCAATTACAGGTGAGAAAAAAGGCGATCACCGCCAGGAAACCGATACCATCTCTCGTTTGGTGTACGGTTTTGCCACCGCATACATGATGACTGGAGAGGAGAGATTCCTAGAAGCAGCAGAGAAGGGTACGGAGTATCTTCGCGATCACATGCGATTTTACGATCCCGACGAGAATTTGATCTATTGGTATCACGGTATCGATGTCTCGGGCAATCGCGAGACTAAAGTATTCGCCTCGGAATTTGGTGACGATTACATGGGCATCCCCGCCTACGAGCAGATTTACGCACTGGCTGGTCCCACGCAAACCTATCGCGTCACTGGCGATCCCCGCATTCTCGATGATGCGCAGAAAACAATCGATCTATTTGATAAATATTTCCTGGATAAAGAAAAAGGTGGATATTTCTCCCACCTCGATCCCATCACCCTCGATCCTCGCAGTTCCTCCTTGCCAGAACGCAATAGAGGCAAAAAGAACTGGAACTCCGTTGGCGATCACGCACCTGCCTATTTAATTAATCTTTATCTGGCAACGGGTGAGCCTAAATACGCCGATTTCCTGGAATATACGTTCGACACGATCGCTAAGTATTTCCCCGACTACGAAAACAGCCCGTTTGTCCAGGAGAAGTTTTTTGAAGACTGGAGCAAGGATCAAACCTGGGGTTGGCAGCAAAACCGCGCCGTAGTCGGACATAACCTCAAGATCTCCTGGAACTTGATGCGGATGCAGAGCCTCAAGCCCAAGGATACCTACGTGAATCTGGCGGAAAGAATTGCAGAGGTCATGCCTGCGGCTGGGAGCGATCTGCAACGGGGCGGTTGGTACGATGTGGTCGAGCGCACTCTCGGCGAAGGCGAAGAACACTATCGCTTTGTCTGGCACGATCGCAAAGCCTGGTGGCAGCAGGAACAAGCAATTCTCGCCTATCTCATCCTCACGGGTTGCCTGCAAAAAGAAGAATATCACCGTCTAGCTAGAGAATCGGCTGCTTTCTACAATGCCTTCTTCCTCGATCACGATGACGGTGCTGTCTATTTCAACGTGCTTGCCAACGGCATTCCCTATCTGATGGGCACGGAGCGGCTCAAGGGCAGCCACTCCATGAGCGGCTATCACTCCTTCGAGTTGTGCTACTTGGCTGCGGTTTACACCAACCTGCTGATTACCAAGCAGCCCATGGACTTCTACTTCAATCCCATACCAGGTGGGTTCAAAGACAATATCCTGAGAGTATCGCCAGATATTCTGCCACCGGGTAGCATTCGCATTGCTTCCTGCACGATTAATGGCGAGCACTACTCTGATTTTGATGCCGCTGGTCTGACCGTGAAGCTGCCCGAATCAAAAGAACGCTTGAAGGTCAAGGTACATATCGTACCTGCTTAGGGATTCTGCGCATTAGCAGTAGGGGCAGGTTTTGCAAAGGAGTTATTGATGTAAATCAACACCTGCTCGCAAAACCTGCCCCTACAACGACAGATTGTTACTGGTAGCTTTACAAAGCCTACCTCGACACAATGAACCTTTGCAGGAACAATAATTGCCACAACAGCCAACTTTTAAGGAGCAGCCATGGAAATAGAAATTAAAACAACCGACCAGGTTACGGTTATAGAACTAGCTGGCGATATCGATGCGAGTACCGCTCCCACAGTCCAGGAGAAAGTTCTCCCGATCGCGGATTCTAGTCGCAAGATTTTGCTGGATATGTTTAAGGTGCCTTACATGTCCAGCGCCGGGTTAAGAATGCTACTGTCCCTGTATCGACAGGTATCGGCCAAAGATGGAAAGCTGGTACTGGTGGGGCTTTCCGAAGAAATTAGAGATACGATGTCGATCACTGGTTTTCTCGATTTCTTTGTCACGCGAGATTCAGTCGATGCCGGTTTAGAAGCCCTCAATCAGTAGGGAGGAGAATAAGACAGTAATGACATTATCTCGGATTGACATTCATCCCACCCACACTTCGCCAGATGGCAAGTTTAAACTGAGGCGGGGGCGACCGTTTCCCTTTGGTGCCACGCTAGAACCTGGTGGAGTGAACTTCTCCATTTTCTCTAGTTATGCCACATCCTGCACTCTAGTCCTGTTTCAAAAACACGCGATCGCGCCACTGGTAGAGATTCCCTTCCCTGACGAATTCAGAATCGGGAACGTCTACACTATGGTTGTATTCGATTTAGATTATGAGAACATCGAATACGGTTTTCGCATGGATGGGCCGAATAACTTCCATGAAGGACAATGGTTCGATAAGAATAAAATTCTCATGGATCCCTATGCCAAAATTATCGGCGGACGGGATGTCTGGGGCGAAACGCCCAACTGGAACAATCCCTATCAACATCGCGCCCGCATTGCGTTTGATGACTTCGACTGGGAGCACGATCGCCCCCTCGAAATCCCACCGGAGGATCAAATCATCTATGAGATGCACGTCCGCAGCTTTACGCGCCACCCCTCTTCTGGGGTTAAGCATAAGGGTACGTTTGCTGGCATTCGCGAGAAAATCCCCTATCTCAAAGAACTGGGCGTTACCTCCGTCGAGCTAATGCCAATTTATGAGTTCGATGAATTTGAGAACAGCCGCCCCAGTCCCGTAAACGGGGAGTTGCTAGTCAACTATTGGGGCTACAGCACGGTGGGATTCTTTGCTCCTAAAGCAGGCTACGCTGCCACGGGCAAATTGGGGATGCAGGTCGATGAATTAAAAGCTCTGATTAAAGATCTGCATAAAAACGGACTGGAAGTGATTTTAGATGTGGTATTCAACCACACTGCCGAAGGTAATGAGAATGGTCCCACCATTTCTTTTCGCGGCATTGATAACAAAACCTATTACATGCTGACTCCAGAGGGCTACTACTACAACTTTAGCGGTTGCGGTAATACGCTCAATTGTAACAATCCGATCGTGCGCAATATCGTACTCGATTGCCTGCGCTACTGGGCGGCGGAATATCACATCGATGGCTTCCGGTTCGACCTTGCCTCCATCCTCGGTCGCGATCCCTGGGGAGCGCCCCTAGCAAACCCCCCCTTGCTAGAAACGCTTGCCTTCGATCCGATCTTGGCGAAATGCAAGCTGATTGCAGAAGCATGGGATGCGGGCGGTCTGTATCAGGTTGGCTCTTTCCCTGCCTTTGGTCGTTGGGCGGAATGGAATGGCAAATACCGCGATGGCGTGCGCAAGTTTCTCAAGGGCGACTCCGGGCGCGTAGGAGACATGGCGCAGCGCATTCAAGGTTCGCCAGATCTATATGCTTGGGAAGGTCGCGCTCCTGCTACTTCGATTAATTTCATCACGGCTCATGATGGCTTTACGTTGATGGATATGGTTTCCTACAACTCCAAGCACAATGAGGCGAATGGCGAAAATAACAACGATGGCAGTAACGATAACGACAGTTGGAACTGCGGCTGGGAGGGCATTACCGACGACTGGAATATCAACGCGCTGCGCCATCGCCAGATCAAAAATGCCGTGGCAATTTTGATGGTGAGCCAGGGGGTTCCCATGATTCTCATGGGCGACGAAATGGGACGGACGCAATTGGGTAATAACAACACCTATTGCCACGACAACGACCTCAACTGGTTGGATTGGGAACTGTTAGAAGCCAATCTGGATATCTTCCGTTTCTTTAAAAACTGTATCGCTTTCCGCAAAGCTCATCCCATTTTGAGAAACCAATCCCATTTCCGCAACCAGGACTATGTTGGTAGCGGCTATGCTGACATTACCTGGCACGGCACTGAGGCATGGAATGCGGACTGGTCTGACTCCAGCCGCACTCTGGCGTTTATGCTTTGCGGCAAACATGCTAGGGGAGGCACCGTCACGGATAATTACATCTACGTTGCCATGAACATGCATTGGGAAGCTAATTGGTTCGAGCTTCCTGGCTTGCCGTCCGGCATGAAGTGGCACGTATTTGCCAATACGGGCGTGCCATCACCGGATGATTGTTGGCCCCCAGGATCGGAGCCAGTGCTATCCAATCAGTACGGCCTTCTACTTGGCGATCGCTCGGTAGTAATTCTAGTTGGTAAGTAGGGTATTTTTAGAATAAACTCCCGACTAAACTTAAGACAAACAAACTTCTAGCTAACACATTCAAAAAGGAAAACTATGGCTTTTAGCGCAGACCTGGAAATGACTGATGGCATTGCCAAGATTACCTTAGCAGGCGAACTCGATGCCAGCACTGCAAACACGTTCAAAGAACAAATTGACAAGGCGCATACCCCAGATTTGAAGCACCTCGTTCTATTTATGTCGGATCTGGAATACATGGCTAGCGCTGGTTTAAGGGTTTTGATCTATGCCAAGCAGCAAATGGATCGGGGTGTGGATATCTACGTGATCAGTCCTCAGGAAACCGTCCTGGATACCCTGCAAAAGACGGGCTACGATCAGAGCGTGATTATTCAGGATCGTTATCCCTAAGTGAAGGTTGGGGGTTGGGGGCTGGCGGTTAGCTAGTATTTCTAACCCAATATAGCGGTTTTCAGATCGGAGGTGAGTAGGGGGGGAGCAATGCCCCCAAGAAGGGAAGGTAGGGCGGTCTTGGGGGTTCCCCGCTAGAGCCACTGCCGCGTTCCACCCCTTCACCCCGTTCGATCTGGCGTGTTTACTGTTCAAATTGGTATTAGAGTTTGCGCAGTCAGACTTTGTTTGTGCCGTCGCAACTTCTGGTCGCCAGACAATTGATAGGAATAGTTTGGTGTGGTTTTGGTGTTAGAGGGCATACGTTGCTGTTGGAGCGACTAACCGATTCGATCGCAGGTCTTAGGGGCGCAGACCCCGCTCTGATTCTATTCTCCTCTGCCTCAGGGAGAGGGGTGATGGGTGGGGGTTTATAAAATCGATCGCGCTGGGTAAATTAATAAAATAGATTTAGTACTTGAGATGGAACCGATGGAACCATTAGTTGTCGAGGGGAAGCTAGACTCGTTGGGGGCGATCGCGCAGTATGTAATGAAATCAGCCACCGATGCTGGTTTAGATAAAAAGGCTGCCTACCGCCTGCGTTTAGCTGTAGATGAAATTGCCACCAACATTATCGTTCACGGTTATGACGAAGCAGGTCTAGAAGGAAATGTTTGCGTTCGGGCTACAATTGATAAGCATAGTTTAACTATTCGCTTGGAAGATAATGCTATTCCTTACAATCCCCATGTTAAAAAAGGCCCCGAAGACCTAGATCAGCCCATTGAAAACCGTCAAATTGGGGGGTTAGGAATCTACCTAGCCTTAGAAGGCGTAGATGAATTTTCCTATGAATATGCGGGCGATCGCAACTGCAATACCTTTGTCATGCATCGACCTGATTCCAATCCCGTAGCTTAAACTAAATCTTCCGCAATATTTCTGGGGCAGTCATAGCTAATGATTTCATTTAACCTGAGCAAGCTGGTTGGCAAAAAAGAGACGGCAAGGATTATTAATGACATAATCCAGTCTATGGGGGTTTCTGTTGGCATCTACAACACTGAAGGGAAGCTCTTACTCGGCGATCCTGAAGAAAATGATGGGGATGAGTCGCAACGATTGCCGATTAAGCTTAGTGATGAGATTGTGGGTTGGGTCAGTGGAGGAGAGCAAGCAAGAGGTGTCGCTACTCTTCTCACATTTATGTCTGCTAAAGAAATCGAGCGCAAACAACTTGCCGAAGAGATCCTGAGCAAATACAAAGAAATTAATCTCTTTTATCAGCTTTCCGAAAAGATTACCGCTTCCTTAGAACTGCCAGTAGTGTGCAATTTGATTATCGAAGAAGCTCGCAAGCTAATTTCCACCACCAGCGGTTCTGTCATGCTGCTCAATAAAGAGACGGGCATGTTGGAGATTGTCTCGGCCTTCGGACAAGCCACGCACACGAATGTATCGCTCAAACCAGGGGAAGGCATTGCTGGTAATGTCTTTGCATCTGGGCGCGGTGAAATTATCAATAACGTGGCTGCCGACCCTCGCTTTGTCGCCGGAGCCAATCCGGTCAGCTCGCTAATTTGCGCGCCGCTCAAAACTAGAAATAACGCGATCGGCGTGGTTAACTTCAGCCAGAGCGAGCCAATCGACTATACGGCTGAAGATTTGCAGTTGCTGGCAACCCTGGCATCACAAGCCGCCCAAGCGATTGAAAATGCCGTCCTGCATGAAAGTCAGTTAAAAGA includes:
- a CDS encoding AGE family epimerase/isomerase, with amino-acid sequence MNNIDFTFSDTIAGYVTTFDSDKGIFGLKTSDGREYQIKLTVTTYAELTRNLGEPYQDCTGQIPSMLVPGRYMYAYGTYYPEQSIYKFEAKRIIFNGRTEKEYRFEKQNWWINQIRELGEFYLRAQFEDKPIDYRNYRTTLAITGEKKGDHRQETDTISRLVYGFATAYMMTGEERFLEAAEKGTEYLRDHMRFYDPDENLIYWYHGIDVSGNRETKVFASEFGDDYMGIPAYEQIYALAGPTQTYRVTGDPRILDDAQKTIDLFDKYFLDKEKGGYFSHLDPITLDPRSSSLPERNRGKKNWNSVGDHAPAYLINLYLATGEPKYADFLEYTFDTIAKYFPDYENSPFVQEKFFEDWSKDQTWGWQQNRAVVGHNLKISWNLMRMQSLKPKDTYVNLAERIAEVMPAAGSDLQRGGWYDVVERTLGEGEEHYRFVWHDRKAWWQQEQAILAYLILTGCLQKEEYHRLARESAAFYNAFFLDHDDGAVYFNVLANGIPYLMGTERLKGSHSMSGYHSFELCYLAAVYTNLLITKQPMDFYFNPIPGGFKDNILRVSPDILPPGSIRIASCTINGEHYSDFDAAGLTVKLPESKERLKVKVHIVPA
- a CDS encoding anti-sigma factor antagonist produces the protein MEIEIKTTDQVTVIELAGDIDASTAPTVQEKVLPIADSSRKILLDMFKVPYMSSAGLRMLLSLYRQVSAKDGKLVLVGLSEEIRDTMSITGFLDFFVTRDSVDAGLEALNQ
- the glgX gene encoding glycogen debranching protein GlgX — encoded protein: MTLSRIDIHPTHTSPDGKFKLRRGRPFPFGATLEPGGVNFSIFSSYATSCTLVLFQKHAIAPLVEIPFPDEFRIGNVYTMVVFDLDYENIEYGFRMDGPNNFHEGQWFDKNKILMDPYAKIIGGRDVWGETPNWNNPYQHRARIAFDDFDWEHDRPLEIPPEDQIIYEMHVRSFTRHPSSGVKHKGTFAGIREKIPYLKELGVTSVELMPIYEFDEFENSRPSPVNGELLVNYWGYSTVGFFAPKAGYAATGKLGMQVDELKALIKDLHKNGLEVILDVVFNHTAEGNENGPTISFRGIDNKTYYMLTPEGYYYNFSGCGNTLNCNNPIVRNIVLDCLRYWAAEYHIDGFRFDLASILGRDPWGAPLANPPLLETLAFDPILAKCKLIAEAWDAGGLYQVGSFPAFGRWAEWNGKYRDGVRKFLKGDSGRVGDMAQRIQGSPDLYAWEGRAPATSINFITAHDGFTLMDMVSYNSKHNEANGENNNDGSNDNDSWNCGWEGITDDWNINALRHRQIKNAVAILMVSQGVPMILMGDEMGRTQLGNNNTYCHDNDLNWLDWELLEANLDIFRFFKNCIAFRKAHPILRNQSHFRNQDYVGSGYADITWHGTEAWNADWSDSSRTLAFMLCGKHARGGTVTDNYIYVAMNMHWEANWFELPGLPSGMKWHVFANTGVPSPDDCWPPGSEPVLSNQYGLLLGDRSVVILVGK
- a CDS encoding anti-sigma factor antagonist (This anti-anti-sigma factor, or anti-sigma factor antagonist, belongs to a family that includes characterized members SpoIIAA, RsbV, RsfA, and RsfB.), producing MAFSADLEMTDGIAKITLAGELDASTANTFKEQIDKAHTPDLKHLVLFMSDLEYMASAGLRVLIYAKQQMDRGVDIYVISPQETVLDTLQKTGYDQSVIIQDRYP
- a CDS encoding ATP-binding protein, with protein sequence MEPLVVEGKLDSLGAIAQYVMKSATDAGLDKKAAYRLRLAVDEIATNIIVHGYDEAGLEGNVCVRATIDKHSLTIRLEDNAIPYNPHVKKGPEDLDQPIENRQIGGLGIYLALEGVDEFSYEYAGDRNCNTFVMHRPDSNPVA